The genomic stretch ATCTTGATCAATAGTTATCACTTACTTTTAGCAAGAAGACTAATTTAAAAAGCAAACCCACACTGTCACAAGTTGAGCCATTTCGTTCAAGTTTCTGGCGTCATTTCTCAACTCCCTCATCAATGGTATACCATCAACAGTGGAACAacattttgaaaatttattcagGCCCTCCACCATGACACCACTGTACTTCTTCCGCTTATTTTCTCTTTTCCCTCAACCTTTTAGTTATATCATTCATTAAATCTACCTCTCAATCTATCTTCTTGGCATCATAAGTTGGTCGGATGATGTTGGGATCAAATTTCGGTGACTGGTGTGAGAGAGGCAAGTTTTGACGACATGAAGGATGCTGATGTTTGCGGTTGGTGGTTCAAAGTAGGCAGCGGGTAGGCCTCGGGTTGGGCTTTTTCGGGAATGGATGGGTATTGGTTATCGGATTAGGGTTATCGGATTGGGTGGGAGTCGCAATGAGAATTGAGTGCTTGGATGATGGTTGGGTGGAAGGTGGGTTTTGGGGTAGGAGTGTAGCACGCATTGTTTTATTTGTCTTTGGTTCAGAGGTAGGAATTACTGTGAGGGGTATGATTGTCATTTACATATTGTCCTGCATGTAGAAACCTACCTAAAAAGTAGACTGGCCATGATTGATTGATACACCTTAAAATGGAAAGTGATAACTTTTGAGCAAGATGGAGGAAGTATATAACGAATATGTGGTGGCAAATCtggcaatgcaaaacaaaatcaAATGAACAGAAATCCAAATTATTTTGACAATTACCCGTCACCATCTTTGTCGAGCTGATTAAACAATTTTTTAGCTGCAGAAGTATCGGTATCGTCTGAACTGTGCGAAGAATTATGACCTTCTTCCTCGTAGTTTCTCACCAAGTCAAAAAGACCGTGAAAAAATTCATTAAAGCTGACCGTGCCATCTTTATCTGTGTCCCTTTCCCTAAGGGTAGAATAAGGAGAAGAAGAATTGGTTACAAAAACATTAAAAAGCACAAGATATGAGCATGGCATGCATTCAAACAATCTAGAATCAATATTTACAATACACTAGTTACTTAAATGAAACTGTCTCAATGTCACGTTGACGCTGAGTTTTGAGGTTTTTTAGCATTTCTAATCAGATCTTAACAACCTGAATCCCAATGACACAATCCCTTCAAAGAAGAGCTCTTTTTAACAAGCCCAAAGAGCATGGAAACAAATAGACTACCAAAAACACAAGCACCAGCTAAATTAGTGAAACCAGGTAGCAATCCTTCTTCTAAACAAAGTGCATGGGCGCATTAAACTGCATTACTCTAAACTTCAGGTAAAAGGGTGATGAGATGTGCAGGATATGATCCCACCACAGAACTTCTGGTCCTACAAAAAGAGTAGCTCTAGCTAGCTCAAGAGCACTGGACATCTGATATGCTACTACAAATATCTCTCACTTCCATATTTACAAATATCTTTTACTTTCACCTTCACTTTCCTACAAAAGTGCTGAGGTTACCTACTTTGTTATAAATTTGTCACAACTCATATGTTCTACACTCTTCCAATTCAGAAATATCTTTCACTTTCATTTTTATACAAGAAATTAagtacatgtatatatatatatatatatatatatatatactaatacACGCGTTTTTATTCTCTGTTGCACTCGCACTCCAGGTGTGCGTTTatcttgactttccattacattttcgctctcccttttgtttttcattttccctcgtctattcgcattttgaggtgtgcgttcacccatggacgattctaaaggatgattcatgtcagccgatcccaaatcattttgggattaaggctctgatgttgttgttgttgttgcactcgCACTCCAGGTCTAAACAAACAAGAACACACAGTTACGGCAACTCCTAAATACATACTAAATTTTGACAAATATCTTTCACTCTCATTTTTATACAAGAAATTAAGTACATGTATATATTAATACAtgtgtttttttttctcttttgcaCTCCTCAAAAAAAACCAAGAAGACACATGTACGGCTACTCCTAGACACATACTAAATTTCATATACTAAATTTCATATCAGTCGTGTGTATGAATATATAAGGTACTTTTGAATTAGAGGAACTATCTTTTGACTCAGCTTGTAGCCATACCATAAGACCTGGAATCTAAGCATCCTCCACATATTGGTGGTTACAAAATTCTAAAAAGCCTGGAATCCAAGCATCACTCACATAGTGGTGCTACCAACGGTGCGCACTCTCGTCCATACCCCTCTCGGCAACAACTTATGAACGGATATATAACTCATATAAGTGATCTCCATGTATAACTTGCTTGTCTGGTATTCCAACTTCCAAAAAAGAATTCTTTTCCGAAAATACTTGTCTATAAACAAGGAACCCTATAACTATAGTGATACGATACGATGAATTAATGGAAGGCTAGATTGGCATTGCTAGAATGGTGGCATCAAGGGATGATATCTCAAATTTGGAAAAATTCATCAACATACCGTATTTCCTCATTGCAAAGCCATTGAAGCAACTTTGGGTTGGTGGCATCAGCGGGGTGCAGAAAGCTATCAACAGAGTTGGACATTAGATATACGGAAAATGATGAATAAAATACAGTAGAAGACAATGAGCAAATGGCAGCAGAGCTTACTCATTGAACTCGGTGATATTAAGAAGACCATCTTGGTCGATGTCAGAAGCATTGAAATGTTCCACTTTCCACCAACCCAAATCATATCCAAAAGACCTATTATCTGcacattcaattcaattcaattcaattcaatacaattcaattcaattcaattcaattcatatACGAGTAGAATTCACGGGTAAATGTCGAAAATGTAGGTGAGTGAGAGACCTGCAGCAGCCGATTTGACCCAGGAAGGGGGATCATACTCAGAAAAGGAAACAAAACCATCCTTATTCTTATCATGAACATCAAATTCCCTACGACTGCGGTGCATCACCTCTTTCTCAGACTGCCTAACATGCCACTGAACAAGCTCCTTCTCGGAGACGAACCCATCAGCGGGGTCCACATCAATCTTAGGAAACAAAAGGGTAACCCTGCTAGTAACATTAAATTTCTCCTCATCATTAAGATAATCCTCGGCATCCATGAAATCCTCCCACTCAGGCTGCTGCTCATGCCCAGGAGCGTGGTCTCGAATGGCGGCATCAGCAGCAGCGCGGGCAATGCCAGCGATGTCCTTGTGGTGGTCCTCAATATACATACGCTCCCATTCTTTGTCTTCGCGGTTGCGTTGGATTTGAGCGACGACGGGATCGAAAGGGATTGGATCGTGGTGATCGGTGAAGGTGAAGTTAGATTTGACTTTGAGACGACGGTGGGAGTGTCCGTGACGGCGGATGCTGTGGTGCTGacggttgttattgttgttgttgttgtggcggGAGAGGAAGAATAAGAGGGTTACTCCGATTGTCAGGTATACAATTACTGACACTCTTCCCATTGCATCGGTTGTGAGTCTTGTGTTTCACTTGTTCAGTTGTTGAGTTTTACTGTTTATCTGgatttgatttgtatgatttCATCAGCACAGATCTATCTAATTCCGGGGTCTTCTTTTCTcatttaggggtcgtttggttcaaagtgttggaatggattggaatggagtGTAAATCCATGGAGgtatggagttagatacccataCTTATTTGTAGTTGTTTGGTTCAACTTTGGAATGGAGAAGAAAAACAATATAaggtggaatggagttagaaacttGGGGGAAGATGTGGGTATGGGAATCCAAGGGGTTGCTTAATTTAGTTCAGTTTAACTCAGTTTCATTCGGTTCACTCCAACCCAACTTCACTTAGGGGCCGTTTGGTTCAAACAATTGGAATGAAATGGAATGGATTCTAATACCAATGAGGTATGGAGTTAGATTTTAGAACCCCATACTTTTTAATGCTTGTTTGGTTTGAGCTTGTAATGGATTCTAAATGTCATACATGTTGTTTGGTTCACATTTGGAATGGATTTCGAATCATTTTCTTTTCTTCATTATAGATAACTACTATTAATattatttaaaattaaaattaactaTAACAAAAGCAAAAATCCAAATTACTCCATAAAAATCCATTGAACATGTTCATATAATACAACAATAGCAAAAATATTCTAACACCAATCAAAATCCACATAAAATGTTCTATGAAAAATATGATAGTCTAAACATCACATGCATCAATTATTGCCATTTCGAGGCAAGTGTGGGTGAATGAGGTTAAAAATAAACTCCTTCTTCCATGCATCATCCGGACTCtgataaaagagagagagagagatcacTTGGACTAGACGCCAATTTTTGTGAAGCTAATAATGTTTCATACCTAGTCAACCCTAGCACGCCAAGTAGCTCATTTACCAAATTTTTCTTCTGATTTTCCAATTCTTGCTCACGAACTATAATAGCGTGTTCATGTTGTTGGGTGGTTGATAAAGCATTACCAATAGTAGACATATGAACATTCATTCCACTCATGAAATCAGATAAGTTTGAAGACATATCTTTGAAAGAAGTGGTCAAATCCACAACatctggcatctttctcttctttgttttttgtttcgtATTCTCCATCTGAATTTTCACCGTCTTTGCTTTCTTAGAAGTCGGCTCACTTGGACTAGATTGAGTAGGCCGATAAAGTGACTCATTATCATCAATAAGATTATCTTCGTCACTTTCATCCTTACTTAAGTCAATGGGCTCATTTTGTTGGTTCTCCACCGCTTTCAAAAAGTCTCGAGAATAATTTCCAAGCTCGATCAGGGCCATAAATAATTGCCAACTTATCAAAGTGTGGAAATGAAACGTTCCACAATTCATGGGCATTTTTATTTTGCTGCAACAATAATACAACACATTCTCGATCAAGTTGAGTTAAAAAAAAATCACCAATTAAGAAAGAGAAACGAAAAGAGAGAAAAAGTATTACCCTACAAAAATCATCATAAGATTGTCTTTCACACTTTATCATATGCTTCTCATCATCCCAGGAAAAGCCAGAAGTGCGAAACATCTCCGTTAGTGCATTATATTTATCCTTAAACCACTTTATCTTTGACTCAATATGAGGATTTGCTTTTAaacctgatggggcatattctgcacccgctgaccactcaacatattgagcaaggtcaaagatatccacagcaagtcaacggcttagacagcctaaccgacgaggcCTGTCGGCCTGACAGATGGGTCCCCGGGGCAACCAAcaccggggcacacatccgcgaactcatatccaagacccctcggcggtgagtcaacagggcccgccggcctgccatgggtccctcggccgaggggtaggtcagtctttccacctgctagccacttggccacttggccactacgtgacaaaaggtgaaagtctataaatactcctctactctcattgagtaaaggatccacattttaacctaagaatcactattcatctggtaatattttccttctctctctacaacacgtactttgccaagtaacaacaacttacctctctaagttactgacttgagcgtcggagtgagttcgctcggtccaaagccgagccctcagcttgttcatcgtttcaagagaccgcaaggaggattcaactaaagacgtcattctacaagcacgggtggtaacatataatcgctctggaattacacccggaacaattggcgcctcgtggaaaagatactagaagctagtcacattcattcccaaacaaaaaaaaacaaaacaaaaacccacccaaaaagctaagaagatgtcgaaacaacaagaggtattcgtgatcGACGAAACCGACTTCGCCAAGATAATACCGTCCACGCTTCGAGTTGCGCACCCTCCACCGCCGGTAATTCAaccgagtacgggatgccaataataccagatcgccaccgcccgccaaccaggtcaccatcataggacatgtggtcgatgcaacaAACTAAAGCTACTCCTGGACATAATTGCTAGTACGCCGCTCACActcgtcacaccgacaagagcggcggaacccgtccagagaCCAGGGCCttagaatgtgactccaagagacttgaatggagcactggaagaagctggccccgtcaagacgccggaggagcccagtgCCGTGTggagacctaagtccttcccgcacccgcaggaggacagcgtcgccgcggcaccgacgaggcctgcctcggaggagtgaaagaagtccgactcgtcagagtcggagaagaagcccgacttaccATAGTCGGAGGAGAAGCCCCACCCAAGAtgcgaggagaggagccggactaggaatgcgaggagccgatcgccgcgtgtcattcgacacgtggtcgacaacCCCTCGGTGCCTATGTCCTTGACACCGTCGTGCCAACCAAACCAAaattgccggcgttcacatacaaaggggatagcgaccccaccgaccatgccgaggcctttgagtcgtacatgtcggtgtggaacaacccgatgaagtctggtgccgagtcttcccaacgaccttgcatgggatggctcgagagttggtacaaagggctcgCCCGACGGCTCGGATACTttttacgccgacctaagggacgcctttctagcccaaagactcttgcaataagagaagggccgtggagacatcggacctcctaactattagGCGGggggggggcgagtctctacgaagctatgtgaagaggttcgatgccaaggttcaaagagagagagagattaaTCCCGAgatggcggccttcgcgctgatgaaaggcctcccaaggggagacttaaaaacgagctcatcaagtccggaggcctgggcttagacgccgcccggaagatggccgaccaagccatcaaggtagaggactatcacaagactgggTAGGCCACGCGAGGTGGGCACTCGAGAGAAGAaaagccaccgggaggacaacccggatgaaagacgccgtgacaataataggtcacggtcggacaagacCGCCAGAAGCGAGAACTCGGCGGATGCCGGGAATTCGGGCCGTACTACCAAAGGCGGTACAAAGATCACACCCCcgggtcgtatcggccgccgaggtcttcgcccgagcaagaacgagggccgaaaatgggaaaggcccccaagccgaaaggagacggtgacacgagccaagatcttgtgtgagtaccacggccacaccggtcaccttatcgacaaccgccgcatcgaagaatgccattgaagagctgatccggaaggggagcctcggcaagtatgttgccaaaggccaaaaactCGATACGGCGGGCCGaacaagaaatccgtctttgaacggataggagtaatccatgttgtcatcggggcaacgagaacggtgggtccgctcatgggcacaaacgacatcTGAACGAACTatatcaagccatcaactttgtgcccaacacaaagaacccccgcttccaacatccccgatataactatcggaaagaaggactacgagggggtcatcgcccctcacaacgacccactcatagtccacttggacatatccaaccacctggtcaagaggtgcccgattgacacagcgcctacacgaacatcatgttcggggaatgcttcctcaacctcgaTCCTGAAAGTCAAGGACCTAAGCCCCGCACCGGTCCACCGTACGGCTTCTCCGGGGCCGCCTAGTACCCCGGGTCAATCGGGAtcacggtgatgttcggcgaagggaatgcggctaagaatgtcctagccgagttcgtggtcattgacggctcgtccgcctacaacgttcttattggccgagtcactcgagcgaggccgacgcagtgatgtccatccggcccgACACCGAtttatgtctcggaccggggggaagcgcataagctcgtctccaaggacgagaaggacgaggtggtcaacgtccagatatccgccagaggatgcaacatgcaatccctcaaagcggcaaagaagtcagagaaggggaaaagcccatccttacaacaggagggcgacctcatggatgcaactgacggctAACTAGGAAGGTGTGCCTTTAATAAGCCGTTAGAACACTGACGATCTCAGAAAGTACTTTGTAAAGtggcggaggtgcccaagacaactgtgggtaccccgacacatgtttatatctaatgaggaatcgtccaagttctccatcaaagtgttcatttcccaAATAGTCACTAGAAACAGgcaccggctcacactgtcacgccgacaagagcggcagtcatcatcaagaagcaggcgccgtcgcagtcaccccaagtagtagacgctacggcagtcaccccaagaggtagacgccgcagaagtcactccaagtggtagacgccacggcagtcatcatcaagaagcaggcgccgtcgcagtcaccccaagtggtagacgccacggcagtcatcatcaagaagcaggcgccgtcgcagtcaccccaagtagtagacgctacggcagtcaccccaagaggtagacgtcgcagcagtcactccaagtggtagacgccacggcagtcatcatcGAGAAGacgacgccgtcgcagtcaccccaagaggtagacgccacgacagtcactacCAGCACAGCTGATACTCGCAAAAGCGATCAACATGGaaatttataggggaaagcccatgaagaaggaccaatcagggctcagcccatgaaacgtcagccaatcaacaaacagacacgtgtcggacatgcaaccacggaatgtcaatcgttgcaacagttgaatgtcaatcaatgcaacagtgaccaagcgtcttcaacacgccccttcatatctctctgcctgttcatcttcctcaacaaattcctaagtatccgtttctccgccggccacatgatcaaccaagccgtaaagcaccggccggggggcaatcgaaacaaccggactctccaccctggtctcggccaaacgtcattgccttttccacatcggatgtccattacacaaccatgtggagggggatacgaTACGGCCTAAGCgagccacgccgaggtagaagaagccgggcgaAAAATTTtgtcttgcgcagaatatacgctcgaacatacatcggagcccataccacggcatagactacgctggggcaaattgatggggcgtATTCTCGCACCCGCGACTaccaacatattgagcaaggtcaaagatatccacaagaagtcaacggcttagacaaaaTTTAATCTAACCGAGGGCTGTCGGCTGAcagatgggtcccggccggggcaaccaaCACCAGGGGCACACAttcgcgaactcatatccaagacccctcggcggtgagtcaacagggcccgccggcctgccatgggtccctcggccgaggggtaggtcagtctttccacctgctagccacttggccactacgtgacaaaaggtgaaagtctataaatactcctctactctcattgagtaaaggatccacattttaacctaagaatcactattcatctggtaatatctttctTCTCTCTCTACAacacgtactttgccaagtaacaacaacttacctctctaagttactgacttgagcgtcggagtgagttcgctcggtccaaagccgagccctcagtttgttcatcgtttcaggagaccgcaaggaggattcaactaaagacgtcattctacaagcacgggtggtaacatataactgctctggaattacacccggaacaaaaccACATCCTGGGAATtttgtgttcatcatattttccAACTTATTCTTAAACCGATTCTTGAAACTACCGTCAGCTTTCCATTGCGGATCACTATTCAACTCTAACAGCCCATCAATTAAATGATCTTCTTCAAGTTTAGTCCAAGAACGCTTATTTTTACCCCTTTCACTTTGAGATGTTTGCCCAACATCCATGCTATATACAATCAAATGTTAATAATCCAgccaacaataa from Silene latifolia isolate original U9 population chromosome 2, ASM4854445v1, whole genome shotgun sequence encodes the following:
- the LOC141642706 gene encoding uncharacterized protein LOC141642706, with amino-acid sequence MGRVSVIVYLTIGVTLLFFLSRHNNNNNNNRQHHSIRRHGHSHRRLKVKSNFTFTDHHDPIPFDPVVAQIQRNREDKEWERMYIEDHHKDIAGIARAAADAAIRDHAPGHEQQPEWEDFMDAEDYLNDEEKFNVTSRVTLLFPKIDVDPADGFVSEKELVQWHVRQSEKEVMHRSRREFDVHDKNKDGFVSFSEYDPPSWVKSAAADNRSFGYDLGWWKVEHFNASDIDQDGLLNITEFNDFLHPADATNPKLLQWLCNEEIRERDTDKDGTVSFNEFFHGLFDLVRNYEEEGHNSSHSSDDTDTSAAKKLFNQLDKDGDGLLTSIELLPIIDKLHPPERYYAKQQADYILSQADTDKDGRLSLGEMIENPYVFYSTVFSDEEDDYDYHAELR